Proteins encoded within one genomic window of Tidjanibacter massiliensis:
- a CDS encoding patatin-like phospholipase family protein — protein sequence MDRFLRILFTTCMLLLPAAGVSMPADGIRGGNAETGKACALQSVTPSDEPSSGEEQERRKVGLVLSGGGAKGVAHIGVIKVLEEAGIPIDYIAGTSMGAIIGGLYSIGWSTQELDSLVRNQDWMALLSDKIPRRDKLLSEKEITDMYILSVPLSLDKKFSIPSGVLAGQSVLNLLNEMTLGYHDDDLDFDSLPIPFACVAYDMVKGEEQVYRHGNLPLAIRASMSIPGAFAPVIRDSMVLVDGGIYNNFPVDVARDMGADIIIGVDLAAGPHDMEGLTSMMGLIDQITTFLGRDEYTKNLQDVDLYLKPDIKPYNSGSFNPEAVDSLLVRGERCARQNWDKIVALQDSIYTGNTYMIRKERILASDTDSVRIGNIEFVGLTRNEETFLRPSFGIDEQTVITKGHLNDAITKLRGSGAFSYVTYTLESRPPYTLTVSVDEKQEAMINVGFRFDTEEMASILLNTTLTLRGLQGPRLGLTVRLNENPYIKLDFRSSNILMGRLSLSYMYKSNNYRLYRNGRGINNITFGQNRVELFFSPANPIVFNPKVGVSYEHFNYNSFLFASDDDRIAVKPEGFVNYYLTGNLETLNDHYFPTRGVSVYAKAALHTDNGYGYNKGTPFASVSYSFRWALSATDRLTFIPSLYGRTLIGNEVAYSYYNYIGGEVAGRYMEQQIPFVGINHMETANRSVLTVNLEARMRLFARHYISLKGAYGIQNENFFKMFTESRNLFGIGLKYAYNSPIGPISILFDVSNIDKSLGVYFSLGKTF from the coding sequence ATGGACAGATTTCTCCGCATCCTCTTCACAACCTGCATGCTACTACTGCCGGCAGCCGGAGTGTCCATGCCGGCGGATGGAATACGCGGCGGGAATGCCGAGACAGGAAAAGCATGTGCATTGCAGTCCGTTACACCGTCAGACGAGCCCTCCTCCGGCGAAGAACAGGAGCGCCGGAAAGTAGGCCTCGTACTCAGCGGAGGAGGGGCCAAAGGCGTCGCGCACATCGGCGTCATCAAAGTGCTGGAAGAGGCGGGAATCCCCATCGACTACATCGCGGGGACAAGCATGGGTGCCATCATCGGCGGCCTCTATTCGATAGGCTGGTCCACGCAGGAGCTCGATTCGCTGGTCAGGAACCAGGATTGGATGGCACTGTTGAGCGACAAGATACCCCGACGCGACAAACTGCTCTCGGAGAAGGAGATAACCGACATGTACATCCTCTCCGTCCCGCTCTCGCTGGACAAGAAGTTCTCCATACCCTCCGGCGTGCTGGCCGGACAGAGCGTCCTCAACCTGCTCAACGAGATGACGCTCGGCTATCACGACGACGACCTCGATTTCGATTCGCTGCCCATCCCCTTCGCATGCGTGGCCTACGACATGGTGAAAGGCGAGGAGCAGGTCTACCGCCACGGCAACCTGCCGCTGGCCATCCGGGCGAGCATGTCCATTCCGGGGGCGTTCGCACCGGTCATACGCGACAGTATGGTGCTGGTGGACGGCGGTATATACAATAATTTTCCGGTAGACGTCGCCCGCGACATGGGAGCCGACATCATCATAGGCGTAGACCTCGCTGCAGGCCCTCACGACATGGAGGGACTCACCTCCATGATGGGACTCATCGACCAGATAACCACCTTCCTCGGCCGGGACGAATACACGAAGAACCTGCAGGACGTAGATCTTTACCTCAAACCCGACATCAAACCGTACAATTCGGGCAGTTTCAACCCCGAAGCAGTAGACAGTCTGCTGGTACGCGGCGAGCGGTGCGCACGGCAGAACTGGGATAAAATCGTGGCCCTGCAGGACAGCATCTACACCGGCAACACCTACATGATACGCAAGGAGCGCATCCTCGCCAGCGACACCGATTCCGTCCGGATAGGCAACATCGAATTCGTGGGGCTGACACGCAACGAGGAGACGTTCCTCCGCCCCTCTTTCGGCATTGACGAACAGACGGTGATAACGAAGGGGCATCTCAACGACGCCATCACGAAACTCAGAGGGTCGGGAGCCTTCTCCTATGTCACCTATACGCTCGAAAGCAGACCCCCCTATACGCTCACCGTCTCCGTGGACGAGAAACAGGAGGCGATGATAAACGTAGGCTTCCGGTTCGACACGGAGGAGATGGCGAGCATCCTTCTCAACACCACCCTTACCCTGCGCGGACTGCAGGGGCCACGGCTCGGTCTGACTGTCAGACTCAACGAAAATCCCTACATCAAGCTCGATTTCCGCTCCAGCAATATCCTGATGGGCCGGCTCAGCCTGTCGTACATGTACAAAAGCAACAACTACCGGCTCTACCGCAACGGCAGGGGCATCAACAACATCACCTTCGGCCAAAACCGCGTCGAACTCTTCTTCTCACCCGCCAACCCCATCGTCTTCAATCCCAAGGTAGGAGTCAGCTACGAACATTTCAACTACAACTCGTTCCTTTTCGCCTCGGACGACGACCGCATCGCCGTGAAACCCGAAGGGTTCGTCAATTATTACCTGACGGGCAACCTCGAAACGCTGAACGACCACTACTTTCCCACGCGGGGCGTATCGGTCTACGCAAAAGCGGCTCTCCATACCGACAACGGCTACGGTTACAACAAAGGAACGCCGTTCGCATCCGTATCGTACAGTTTCCGCTGGGCGCTGTCGGCCACCGACCGTCTGACGTTCATCCCCTCGCTGTACGGGCGCACGCTCATCGGCAACGAAGTGGCCTACTCCTACTACAACTACATAGGCGGAGAGGTGGCCGGCCGCTACATGGAACAGCAGATTCCCTTCGTCGGCATCAACCACATGGAAACGGCCAACCGGTCGGTACTCACGGTGAACCTCGAAGCCCGCATGCGGCTCTTCGCACGCCATTATATATCCCTGAAAGGGGCATACGGCATACAGAACGAGAACTTTTTCAAGATGTTCACCGAAAGCCGCAACCTGTTCGGAATAGGGCTGAAATACGCCTATAACTCACCCATCGGCCCCATCTCGATTCTCTTCGACGTCTCCAACATCGACAAATCGCTCGGCGTCTATTTCAGTCTGGGGAAAACCTTCTGA
- a CDS encoding amino acid permease — protein MSTWQLALMTAAAVISLRGLPMMAQEELTMFFYILFATVLFLIPASLVSAELGGAFAAKGGGVYTWVKEAYNKKAGFLAIFLQWIQNVAWYPIVLGFAAAAIAYTIGKPELADNGKFVGIFSIAVYWLATLLTFKGSSIVSKITSRGFLIGTVLPGIVIIVMALVWIIGGNPIAFKELPASVPEIASVTAGHPHPRFFPHMTGLSDLAFLAGIVLLFAGVEVHAVHANELRNPQKQYPKAMFIAAIMSFLIFTLGALAMAVITPYKDISLQSGLMESFRYVFDHYHIGWMTNVVSLLVAFGALAGVLSWIAGPSRGLLWTARDGELPQSLTKTNKNGVQKNILLIQGGIVTLLSLFYIFIKNVNVAWFLLSALTVGLYLIMYMLMYASAIKLRRTQPDLPRAYKVPGGNAGMWLIAGIGFLAVLFSFVLTFFPPSQLPVGSPATYTALVAGGTILFVAIPLIVSSVMAKKRTAASAGTKGSGTGK, from the coding sequence ATGAGTACATGGCAACTCGCGCTGATGACGGCCGCGGCCGTCATCAGCCTGCGGGGACTGCCTATGATGGCACAGGAAGAACTGACCATGTTTTTCTATATTCTCTTCGCCACCGTACTGTTCCTCATCCCCGCCTCGCTGGTCAGTGCCGAGCTGGGAGGGGCATTCGCGGCCAAGGGCGGCGGCGTCTATACATGGGTCAAGGAGGCCTACAACAAAAAGGCGGGCTTTCTCGCCATCTTCCTGCAATGGATACAGAACGTGGCGTGGTACCCGATTGTACTCGGATTCGCCGCAGCGGCTATCGCCTACACGATAGGAAAGCCGGAACTCGCCGATAACGGCAAGTTCGTCGGTATCTTCTCGATAGCGGTCTACTGGCTGGCTACCCTGCTGACCTTCAAGGGAAGCTCCATCGTATCGAAAATAACCAGCCGGGGGTTCCTCATCGGCACCGTCCTGCCGGGCATCGTGATAATCGTGATGGCACTGGTATGGATAATCGGCGGCAACCCCATCGCATTCAAGGAGCTTCCCGCATCCGTGCCGGAAATCGCCTCCGTGACCGCAGGGCATCCCCACCCGCGTTTCTTCCCCCATATGACCGGCCTCAGCGACCTGGCCTTCCTCGCAGGCATCGTGCTTCTGTTCGCCGGCGTCGAGGTACATGCCGTACACGCCAACGAACTCCGCAACCCGCAGAAGCAGTACCCGAAGGCCATGTTCATCGCCGCAATCATGTCGTTCCTGATATTCACGCTCGGAGCGCTCGCCATGGCGGTGATAACTCCCTACAAGGACATCAGCCTGCAGTCGGGACTCATGGAGAGTTTCCGTTACGTATTCGACCACTACCACATCGGCTGGATGACCAACGTCGTCTCGCTGCTCGTCGCATTCGGAGCGCTCGCCGGCGTCCTCTCTTGGATAGCGGGGCCGAGCCGCGGACTGCTCTGGACGGCACGTGACGGAGAACTCCCCCAATCGCTCACGAAGACCAACAAGAACGGTGTCCAGAAAAACATCCTCCTTATACAGGGTGGTATAGTGACCCTGCTGTCGCTGTTCTACATCTTCATCAAGAACGTGAATGTCGCATGGTTCCTGCTCAGCGCACTGACCGTAGGGCTCTACCTCATCATGTACATGCTGATGTACGCCTCCGCAATCAAACTGCGCAGGACGCAGCCCGACCTTCCGCGGGCCTACAAGGTTCCGGGCGGCAACGCCGGGATGTGGCTGATAGCCGGCATCGGATTCCTCGCGGTGCTGTTCTCGTTCGTACTCACCTTCTTCCCGCCGTCGCAGCTTCCGGTCGGCAGTCCGGCCACTTACACGGCGCTCGTGGCGGGCGGAACGATACTGTTCGTAGCCATCCCGCTCATCGTCAGCAGCGTCATGGCGAAAAAAAGAACCGCTGCGAGTGCAGGGACGAAAGGCTCCGGAACGGGCAAGTAA
- a CDS encoding glutamate decarboxylase, which produces MALLHKIGQSDSESVYDAYAQKPSEGTIAKYKMPDDSHDPEVITDLILDELLLDGNAKQNLSTFCQTYADPYIRKIMDACIDKNMIDKDEYPQTAEIERRCVQILADLWNSPESKTTIGCSTIGSSEAAMLGGLAMKWRWREKRQKEGKPTDKPNLITGPVQVCWEKFARYFDVELREIPMEHDRLLMTPEEVIKRIDENTIGVVPTFGVTFTLQYEPVKEISDALDDYQKRTGLDIPIHVDGASGGFIAPFIQQDIVWDFRLPRVKSINASGHKFGLSPLGVGWVVWREESDLPKDLIFNVNYLGGEMPTFALNFSRPGGQIIAQYYNFLRNGRKGYERIHKACQEHGMFIAGEIEKMGIFDILYDGSTGIPGAAWMLKKGTDLGFNIFDLSDRMRVRGWQIASYTLPVNCQDMAIQRVLIRHGFSHDMAQLLIDDLQRSIEYLRKNPMTHSLDEKTAGGYHH; this is translated from the coding sequence ATGGCACTATTACACAAAATCGGCCAAAGCGATTCGGAAAGCGTGTACGACGCTTATGCACAGAAGCCCTCGGAAGGCACCATCGCCAAATACAAAATGCCCGACGATTCCCACGACCCGGAGGTCATTACCGACCTTATTCTGGACGAACTGCTGCTTGACGGCAATGCCAAACAGAACCTCTCCACATTCTGCCAGACCTATGCAGACCCCTATATCCGCAAGATAATGGACGCCTGCATCGACAAGAACATGATAGACAAGGACGAATATCCCCAGACGGCGGAAATCGAGCGGCGCTGCGTACAGATACTCGCCGACCTCTGGAACTCGCCCGAGAGCAAGACGACCATCGGATGTTCGACCATCGGTTCGAGCGAAGCCGCCATGCTCGGCGGCCTGGCCATGAAATGGAGATGGCGCGAAAAACGGCAGAAAGAGGGAAAACCAACCGACAAACCGAACCTCATCACGGGTCCCGTACAGGTATGCTGGGAGAAGTTCGCCCGCTACTTCGATGTAGAACTGCGCGAGATACCGATGGAACACGACCGCCTGCTCATGACCCCGGAAGAGGTGATAAAGCGTATCGACGAAAATACCATCGGTGTCGTGCCGACTTTCGGCGTGACCTTCACCCTACAGTACGAGCCGGTCAAGGAGATAAGCGACGCGCTGGACGACTACCAGAAGCGGACGGGGCTCGATATCCCCATCCATGTGGACGGTGCCAGCGGCGGTTTCATCGCCCCCTTCATCCAGCAGGATATCGTATGGGATTTCCGCCTGCCGCGCGTAAAATCCATCAATGCTTCGGGCCACAAGTTCGGTCTCTCGCCGCTGGGTGTGGGCTGGGTGGTATGGCGCGAAGAAAGCGACCTACCGAAAGACTTGATTTTCAACGTCAACTACCTCGGCGGAGAGATGCCTACCTTCGCCCTCAACTTCTCGCGGCCCGGCGGACAAATCATCGCACAGTACTACAACTTCCTGCGCAACGGCCGCAAGGGATACGAACGCATCCACAAGGCCTGTCAGGAACACGGCATGTTCATTGCCGGAGAGATTGAAAAAATGGGTATCTTCGACATCCTTTACGACGGTTCGACCGGTATTCCGGGCGCCGCATGGATGCTCAAGAAAGGAACCGACCTCGGCTTCAATATCTTCGACCTTTCGGACAGGATGCGTGTGCGCGGATGGCAGATAGCCTCCTATACGCTCCCGGTAAACTGCCAGGACATGGCCATACAGCGTGTGCTCATCCGCCACGGCTTCAGCCACGACATGGCCCAACTGCTGATAGACGACCTGCAGCGCAGTATCGAATACCTCCGCAAGAATCCCATGACGCACAGCCTCGACGAAAAGACGGCCGGCGGATACCACCATTAA
- the ybaK gene encoding Cys-tRNA(Pro) deacylase — translation MKRENKTNAARLLDRAGIAYELNTYPVDENDLSAIHVAESLGVDAGALYKTLVLRGDRTGIFVCVVPGDAEVDLKKAARASGNKKADLVPVKELLPLTGYVRGGCSPIGMKRRYPTFIDAGAGRRERIYISAGVRGVQIVIAPADLMAFAEAVPADLIIE, via the coding sequence ATGAAGAGAGAGAACAAGACCAATGCGGCCAGGCTGCTCGACAGGGCGGGGATAGCGTATGAACTGAATACCTATCCGGTGGATGAGAACGACCTCTCCGCGATACACGTAGCCGAATCGCTCGGTGTGGATGCGGGGGCGCTGTACAAGACGCTCGTGCTGCGCGGCGACCGGACGGGTATTTTCGTATGCGTCGTACCCGGCGATGCCGAGGTAGACCTGAAGAAGGCGGCCAGGGCATCGGGCAACAAGAAGGCCGACCTCGTTCCGGTAAAGGAGCTGCTGCCGCTGACGGGGTATGTCCGCGGCGGGTGTTCACCCATAGGGATGAAGAGACGTTACCCCACATTCATCGATGCGGGTGCCGGGCGGCGGGAGCGGATATATATCAGTGCCGGTGTCCGGGGGGTACAGATTGTCATCGCCCCGGCAGACCTCATGGCTTTCGCGGAGGCGGTGCCGGCGGATTTAATCATAGAGTGA
- a CDS encoding C-GCAxxG-C-C family protein: MESRVEQAVERFKKGCNCAQAVFVTYADRFGLDEGMAMKLSSPFGGGLAGMRHVCGTVSGMSMLAGLHNGAVSEGKEARNANYDTVKMMAEAFRAEHGSIRCGQLLGLEPGLPEGFRKKPCTEYVRTCAALVEKYLLG; the protein is encoded by the coding sequence ATGGAAAGCAGGGTGGAGCAAGCGGTGGAACGTTTCAAAAAGGGGTGTAACTGTGCGCAGGCGGTGTTCGTTACTTATGCCGATCGTTTCGGGCTCGACGAGGGGATGGCCATGAAACTGTCGTCGCCGTTCGGCGGAGGGCTGGCGGGCATGCGCCATGTTTGCGGTACGGTGAGCGGCATGTCCATGCTGGCCGGTCTTCATAACGGTGCGGTATCGGAAGGCAAGGAGGCCCGGAATGCCAATTACGATACCGTGAAGATGATGGCGGAAGCGTTCAGGGCAGAACACGGTTCCATCCGGTGCGGTCAGTTGTTGGGACTCGAACCCGGCCTGCCCGAAGGATTCAGGAAAAAACCCTGTACGGAATATGTGCGTACCTGTGCTGCACTGGTCGAGAAATACCTGCTCGGCTGA
- a CDS encoding NADH-quinone oxidoreductase subunit A — translation MSNSALFLVVLITAVVLVGAALLIALWLAPRSTNPLKGEVYECGIPTRGTSWMQFRVGYYLFAILYLVFDVETVLLFPWATVMRDLGPEGLESVLFFFIILALGLAYAWKKGALKWK, via the coding sequence ATGAGCAATTCAGCATTATTCCTTGTTGTCCTGATAACCGCCGTCGTGTTGGTGGGAGCGGCCCTGTTGATAGCCCTGTGGCTCGCGCCCCGTTCGACGAACCCGCTGAAGGGAGAGGTGTATGAGTGCGGTATTCCTACCCGCGGTACGTCGTGGATGCAGTTCCGTGTGGGGTATTACCTGTTTGCGATACTTTACCTCGTGTTCGATGTCGAAACGGTGTTGTTGTTTCCGTGGGCTACGGTGATGAGGGACCTCGGCCCCGAAGGGCTGGAGAGCGTGCTGTTCTTCTTCATTATCCTCGCCCTCGGTCTGGCCTATGCGTGGAAGAAAGGAGCGTTGAAATGGAAATGA
- a CDS encoding NADH-quinone oxidoreductase subunit B: MEMSKRTHIKNMRYEDFKDNEYLEQYVEELRKGGAPVVVTRLSDMINWGRSHSVWPLTFATSCCGIEFMCVGGAHTDFARFGWEVYRNSPRQADVIFVFGTIVHKMAPVLKRLYDQMAEPKYVVAVGSCAICGGPFRNSYHVVKGVDEVIPVDVYVPGCPPRPDAILYGMMQLERKIKVQNFFKLPQQPAVKEHVTPEENEAVYDKGKNEK, encoded by the coding sequence ATGGAAATGAGCAAAAGGACGCATATCAAGAATATGCGCTACGAAGATTTCAAGGATAACGAGTACCTCGAACAGTATGTCGAGGAGCTCCGCAAGGGCGGCGCTCCGGTGGTCGTGACCCGGCTGAGCGACATGATTAACTGGGGTCGGTCGCATTCGGTATGGCCGCTGACCTTCGCCACGAGCTGCTGCGGCATTGAGTTCATGTGTGTGGGCGGCGCCCATACCGATTTTGCCCGCTTCGGCTGGGAGGTGTACCGCAACAGCCCCCGTCAGGCCGATGTCATCTTCGTGTTCGGTACCATCGTGCACAAGATGGCCCCCGTGCTGAAACGTCTGTACGACCAGATGGCTGAACCGAAATACGTCGTTGCCGTGGGAAGCTGCGCCATTTGCGGCGGACCGTTCCGCAACTCCTATCATGTGGTCAAGGGGGTGGACGAGGTGATACCGGTCGATGTCTACGTGCCGGGATGTCCTCCGCGACCGGACGCCATCCTGTACGGGATGATGCAGCTCGAACGCAAAATCAAGGTACAGAACTTTTTCAAACTGCCGCAGCAGCCTGCGGTGAAGGAACATGTCACACCCGAAGAGAACGAAGCCGTGTATGATAAGGGAAAAAATGAGAAATAG
- a CDS encoding NADH-quinone oxidoreductase subunit D-related protein: MRNRFGWLAEEAVTEADGREAFNVPSERLPEAAAFLKECGYDFLVDMVGMDYGDALGIIDYVARSEDTADVVVLKTVVADRERPVIPSVGDVWEVALMYEREVHDYFGIRFAGNGDMRRLFLRESWNGYPLRKDYDASPEANPVPLENESLADMDTVPSVEVGPDGNERTVLRPLYGEDDYVINFGPQHPAMHGVLHLRVALDGEIVRSVDPHFGYIHRGVEKLCEGYTYPQILHLTDRLDYLSGTMNRHAFCLCCEKALQMDVPERAVVIRTIFDELTRIASHLLGWGSMCMDMGAVTAFMYGLRDREKIMDIFEETAGGRLMANYNVIGGVACDLHPNFRKRVKEFIPYMRKMLREHHMLYTGNPIATGRMAGTGYLSRERAIALGVTGPSGRASGWANDLRRAEPYAAYGKVEFEELLRTGGMTFDRYIIRLHEIEQSLRIIEQLIDNIPEGPYAEKVKGVIKLPQGDYFQRVENARGQFGVHITSRGDKTPYRVKFRSPSMVLVGALKDVAPGGKVADLIMLGGSFDYVIPCIDR, translated from the coding sequence ATGAGAAATAGATTCGGTTGGCTCGCCGAAGAGGCGGTGACCGAGGCCGACGGACGCGAAGCGTTCAACGTTCCGTCCGAACGGCTGCCGGAAGCGGCTGCTTTCCTGAAGGAGTGCGGTTACGATTTCCTCGTGGATATGGTCGGCATGGATTACGGCGACGCGCTCGGCATAATCGACTATGTGGCTCGCAGCGAGGATACGGCCGATGTGGTGGTACTCAAAACTGTCGTGGCGGACCGGGAACGGCCGGTGATTCCTTCGGTGGGGGACGTATGGGAAGTCGCCCTGATGTACGAACGCGAAGTGCATGACTATTTCGGTATCCGCTTCGCGGGCAACGGCGACATGCGCCGTCTCTTCCTGCGCGAGAGCTGGAACGGCTATCCGCTGCGCAAGGATTACGACGCTTCGCCCGAAGCCAATCCCGTACCGCTGGAGAACGAATCCCTGGCCGACATGGATACCGTACCTTCGGTGGAGGTCGGGCCCGACGGCAACGAGCGCACGGTGCTCCGGCCGTTGTACGGCGAGGACGATTACGTCATCAACTTCGGACCGCAGCACCCTGCCATGCACGGTGTGCTGCACCTGCGCGTGGCGCTCGACGGCGAAATCGTCCGGTCGGTGGACCCCCATTTCGGATACATCCACCGCGGGGTGGAGAAACTGTGCGAGGGGTATACCTATCCGCAGATACTGCACCTGACCGACCGGCTCGATTACCTGTCCGGTACGATGAACCGGCATGCCTTCTGCCTCTGCTGCGAAAAGGCGCTGCAAATGGACGTTCCGGAGCGGGCGGTGGTCATCCGCACCATTTTCGACGAACTGACGCGCATCGCCTCCCACCTGCTGGGTTGGGGGTCCATGTGCATGGATATGGGAGCGGTGACGGCTTTCATGTACGGTTTGCGCGATCGCGAGAAGATTATGGACATCTTCGAGGAGACGGCCGGGGGAAGGCTCATGGCGAACTACAACGTCATCGGTGGCGTGGCGTGCGACCTGCATCCCAACTTCCGGAAGCGGGTGAAGGAGTTCATTCCCTACATGCGCAAGATGCTGCGGGAGCATCACATGCTCTATACCGGCAATCCGATAGCCACGGGGCGTATGGCCGGTACCGGCTATCTTTCGCGCGAGCGGGCTATCGCGCTGGGGGTCACGGGACCGTCGGGCCGGGCGTCGGGCTGGGCCAACGACCTGCGCCGGGCGGAACCTTATGCCGCTTACGGAAAAGTGGAATTCGAAGAGCTGCTTCGCACGGGCGGCATGACCTTCGACCGCTACATCATCCGTCTGCACGAGATAGAACAGTCGCTGCGCATCATTGAACAGCTCATAGACAACATTCCGGAGGGGCCGTATGCCGAGAAGGTGAAGGGCGTCATCAAACTTCCGCAGGGGGATTACTTCCAGCGGGTGGAGAATGCCCGCGGGCAGTTCGGCGTGCACATCACCAGCCGCGGCGATAAGACGCCCTATCGCGTCAAGTTCCGTTCGCCGTCGATGGTGCTGGTGGGAGCGCTGAAGGATGTGGCGCCGGGAGGCAAGGTGGCCGACCTCATCATGCTCGGCGGTTCGTTCGATTACGTGATACCGTGCATCGACCGGTAA